GGATGGAAGGCGTCCTGGTGATTGCTACCATTGCCCAGCGCTGGCGGCTGCGGCTTGTTCCCGGTCATCGGGTGGAAAAGATGCCGCTGATTACCTTGCGACCCAAGCACGGGATGCGGATGATCGTTGAACGGCGTTAAAAATTCCCCTGTATCGCGTTCAACCTTATGCAAGCACGCTGGTGGGTCCTCTCTCCCCTGGCGGGAGAGAGTCAGAGAGAGGGGGAAACGAAAAGGAGCACAGCGGATGGGGTCAGACACCCTCTCCCTCTCCCTCGCCCTCTCCCATCGAGGGAGAGGGGAAAACCAGGCGCTCCCTCAGCCACGGCAAAATTCGAGCCGAACCCTATTGGGCTGGCGGGGGGATTTTTCCTCGGCACCTCAACTTCCTGTCACCATCGGCATGGCCGGGTCTGCTGTCCATTCCGTGAGCGAGCCGTCGTACATGGCGAGATTCTCGACACCCAAAAGCGACAGCACGAAGGCGTCGCTACAGGCGGTAAAACCCACGGCGCAATAGGTAATGACTTGGTTCTGGCTCGTCGCACCGACCGCGCCGAATTTGGCCTGCAACTGCTCTTCCGGCAAATAGGCATGAGTCTCGGGATCGACCAACGAGGTGAACGGGACGTTCACGCTCGAAGGAATATGCCCGGGGCGGCTATAGCGTGGTGGCGTCGTGCCGGCAAAGTCCTCCGGGTTCAAGGCATTGACCAGTAACGTGCCGGGCTTGTCGATAGCGGCGAAGACTTCCTGCTTCTTGGCGATCAACTGCGGACGCGGGCGCGCGGTGAAGTGCGCGGGCGGATAGGCTGAGGGCGCGGTCGAGACTGGGCGACCCTCTTTCGTCCATTTCGTCCAGCCGCCGCTCAAGACGGCGGCATTGTCGAACCCGAAGGCGCGCAGCAGCCACCATGTGCGCGCGGCGCAGACATTGAGAAAGGCATCGTAGAGAATCACGCGCGTGCCATCGCCTACGCCGTAGCGCGACATGGCTGCGGCGAATCGCTCGGCTGACGGAGCCGGGAAGGGAAAGCTCCCGTTAGGGTCGGACAGGTCCTGCACCAGATCGGCAAACCCGCTGCCGGGGATGTGGCCCTGCCGCCAGACTTGCTCGCCGCTTTCCACACGAAAGCCTTGGCCTTGTTCCTGCCCTTGATTGTCTTGCACCACGATCGTGCAGTCGAGAATGCGTAAAGTTGGGTCATCGAGATGCGCGGCCAGCCACTCGGTGTCCACGAGATATTCAGGATGGGCCAATGCCATGTCGTATTCCTTTCGTCGAGAGAGACTTTTAACTTTGTCACCGTCTGCTTCTTGGCGATCGACTACGACCCATACCCAGGGTCACGGCTTGATCGGCGCCTTCACAAGGAAAGGCACGGTCGCAAACGGCGTCGTCACTGTCGTCGTCCCTTCGTCCTCGTTACAGACTTGGTCCGCGGGGTCGGGTCCAGGTCCCGTCGCGGCGCCCCAGTAGTTGTTCGTCGCGTTCAGGCTGGGGACACCTGTGTTATCCACGCCACAATAGAGGCTGCTGGCTATATTGTTCCGCTCAATGGCACCGCTGAATAGGCTGCCCTCGGAGCCAAAAGCGGCAATCCCATAAATGTTGCCAGAGACGGCGTTGCCCACCGCCTTGGCCCCGTCCTGCAGAACAATGCCTACCCCGGTGGCAGTGACAACGTTACCGACCACGACGTTATCCCCTTGCGCGTAGATGCCGTACGTGGTGCTGACCGATACTTGGTTTTTACGCACGGTCTTGCCCGTGCCCTGCGCTAAAATGCCGTATTCCCACTGTCCGATCACTTGGTTCCCTTCGATGAGGATGGGTCCTCCAGATAGGGCGCTGATCCCGCCGCGTGGGAAGGGTTGCTGCACAGTGTAGGGGTAGACAAGGGTCGCAAGGACCTGATTTCCCCGGACTTTGATATTGGTGCCGTCGATTACGATGCCATCGGCGAGATGGCGCTTGGTGTTCGTGACCGTGAAGCCCTTCCCCGGCCGCCCGAACTCCCCCCCGTTGAACATGAGGAGCACGTTCTTGGCTACGTCCATGGAGCGCCCGTCGATCACCGTCGAGGCCGCGCCATGACTCGACACCAGGATGACCGGCTTGTTGACCGCGACCATGCAACCGCAACTGGCTGAGGGTTTCTCCTCGCCCACTTCGCCGAGGGTGCCGTCGTTATCGAGGTCGCCGTACCTGCCCGGGCCGACGATGATGGTGTCGCCCGCTTGCGCAGACCCGAGCGCGCACGTGATGGATCGGCACGGGGGCGTCCCCGCCCCCACCCCACAACCGAGGCCGGAGCTGCAGACCCTGGGATTGACCCCGTTATTCGCCACGTAGAGGGTGCTGGCGTGGGCCGCTGGGGCGAGGGTACAGAGTAGGGCGAGCGCTGCCACGCTGCGAGCTGCTACGGACGATGGATGGATCATAAGGGTTCCTCCTTCATGACGATTGACTCTATGCCCTTGATA
The DNA window shown above is from Deltaproteobacteria bacterium and carries:
- a CDS encoding sulfurtransferase, translated to MALAHPEYLVDTEWLAAHLDDPTLRILDCTIVVQDNQGQEQGQGFRVESGEQVWRQGHIPGSGFADLVQDLSDPNGSFPFPAPSAERFAAAMSRYGVGDGTRVILYDAFLNVCAARTWWLLRAFGFDNAAVLSGGWTKWTKEGRPVSTAPSAYPPAHFTARPRPQLIAKKQEVFAAIDKPGTLLVNALNPEDFAGTTPPRYSRPGHIPSSVNVPFTSLVDPETHAYLPEEQLQAKFGAVGATSQNQVITYCAVGFTACSDAFVLSLLGVENLAMYDGSLTEWTADPAMPMVTGS
- a CDS encoding right-handed parallel beta-helix repeat-containing protein is translated as MIHPSSVAARSVAALALLCTLAPAAHASTLYVANNGVNPRVCSSGLGCGVGAGTPPCRSITCALGSAQAGDTIIVGPGRYGDLDNDGTLGEVGEEKPSASCGCMVAVNKPVILVSSHGAASTVIDGRSMDVAKNVLLMFNGGEFGRPGKGFTVTNTKRHLADGIVIDGTNIKVRGNQVLATLVYPYTVQQPFPRGGISALSGGPILIEGNQVIGQWEYGILAQGTGKTVRKNQVSVSTTYGIYAQGDNVVVGNVVTATGVGIVLQDGAKAVGNAVSGNIYGIAAFGSEGSLFSGAIERNNIASSLYCGVDNTGVPSLNATNNYWGAATGPGPDPADQVCNEDEGTTTVTTPFATVPFLVKAPIKP